From Amphiprion ocellaris isolate individual 3 ecotype Okinawa chromosome 10, ASM2253959v1, whole genome shotgun sequence, one genomic window encodes:
- the cnn2 gene encoding calponin-2 produces MAFVRGPAYGLSAEVKNKIAQKYDVQKEEELRIWIEDITGSSIGPDFQKGLKNGVILCNLINTLQPGSVKKVNQSALNWHQLENLTNFIKAISAYGLKPHDIFEANDLFENGNMTQVQTTLLALASMAKTKGCQSRVDIGVKYADKQERMFDEEKMKAGQCVIGLQMGTNKCASQKGMNAYGTRRHLYDPKSQVQPPMDNTTISLQMGTNKGASQAGMTCPGTRRHIYDTKLGTEKCDNSTMSLQMGYCQGANQSGQNFGLSRQIYDAKYCPKAGEVAAEPNGAGGVRDYIPDYQDEGYQGYQEEEQVYQEDGTDY; encoded by the exons ATTGCGCAGAAGTATGACGTTCAGAAGGAAGAGGAGCTCAGGATCTGGATCGAAGACATCACCGGTTCTTCCATCGGCCCCGACTTCCAGAAAGGCCTGAAAAATGGTGTCATCCTGTGCAA CCTCATTAACACACTTCAGCCAGGCTCTGTGAAAAAGGTGAACCAGTCGGCGCTGAACTGGCACCAG CTGGAGAACCTGACCAACTTCATCAAAGCCATCTCGGCGTACGGTCTGAAACCCCACGACATCTTCGAAGCCAACGACCTGTTTGAGAACGGCAACATGACGCAGGTCCAGACAACGCTGCTCGCCCTCGCCAGCATG GCCAAGACCAAGGGCTGCCAGTCACGGGTGGACATCGGGGTGAAGTATGCTGACAAGCAGGAGAGGATGTTTGATGAGGAGAAGATGAAGGCTGGACAGTGTGTCATTGGCCTACAG atgGGGACCAACAAGTGTGCCAGTCAGAAAGGTATGAATGCATACGGCACCAGGAGGCACTTATATGACCCCAAAAGTCAAGTCCAGCCCCCCATGGACAACACAACCATCAGTCTGCAAATGGGAACCAACAAGGGGGCGAGTCAG GCGGGGATGACGTGTCCGGGGACAAGGCGTCACATTTACGACACCAAGCTGGGCACGGAAAAGTGCGACAACAGCACCATGTCTCTACAGATGGGGTACTGCCAAGGAGCCAACCAGAGCGGGCAGAACTTCGGCTTGTCACGGCAGATCTACGATGCCAAGTACTGTCCTAAAGCCGGCGAGGTCGCAGCCGAGCCCAACGGGGCAGGCGGCGTCCGCGACTACATCCCAGACTACCAAGACGAGGGTTACCAAGGTTACCAGGAAGAGGAGCAGGTGTACCAAGAGGACGGGACAGATTACTAA